A part of Ziziphus jujuba cultivar Dongzao chromosome 8, ASM3175591v1 genomic DNA contains:
- the LOC107409778 gene encoding uncharacterized protein LOC107409778, producing the protein MLTADHHHHQYQAHPKKSLQIKQDDKFFSRLMSKETSMANSSCRVYYGEAGAVPFMWESQPGTPKHPISDNSIPPLTPPPSYSYSSTKSKSKSKICKPKCFSATTTSAIFFPFLTRKKKEKTTQIRSSSHFPSLSSSSSSSSSSSSWSLSNWSSSSFSNQNVGRARQRRRCISGSGVQLDYDYDDEHESESPTSTLCFPVNGKQRTWNEDKNNNGVSGSCYSMGNLKNALLSVVGQGSTSSA; encoded by the coding sequence ATGCTCACAgctgatcatcatcatcatcaataccAAGCTCATCCCAAGAAATCTCTCCAAATCAAACAGGATGACAAATTCTTCTCTAGGCTTATGTCCAAAGAAACCTCCATGGCTAATTCTTCTTGCAGGGTCTACTATGGTGAAGCTGGTGCAGTCCCATTCATGTGGGAGTCACAGCCTGGAACTCCTAAACACCCAATTTCTGACAACTCCATTCCTCCTCTAACACCCCCTCCTTCCTATTCTTATTCTTCTAcaaaatccaaatccaaatccaaaattTGCAAACCAAAATGTTTTAGTGCTACTACTACTTCTGccatcttcttcccttttttgacacggaagaagaaggagaagacgaCCCAGATAAGGTCGTCGTCTCACTTTCCTTCGTTGTCTTCTTCATCTTCGTcgtcttcttcgtcttcttcatgGTCTTTGTCGAACTGGTCGTCATCTTCTTTTAGCAACCAGAATGTTGGTAGGGCTCGACAGCGACGACGGTGTATATCCGGATCGGGAGTTCAGTTAGACTACGATTACGATGATGAGCATGAATCTGAATCGCCCACTTCAACTTTGTGCTTTCCTGTTAACGGCAAACAAAGAACTTGGAATGAAGATAAGAATAATAATGGAGTTTCTGGAAGCTGCTACTCAATGGGGAATCTGAAAAATGCATTGTTGTCCGTTGTTGGCCAAGGTAGTACTTCTTCTGCTTAg
- the LOC107413983 gene encoding WEB family protein At2g40480 isoform X1: MAEAMLDSPSEAVPGTPGIREIRAETGSDPVHFGPNSGRGNGPGESTPSPPGPGIRKVSLRAEIDTSPPFGSVKEAVNRFGGHGPWIPLYKLGENYNDNEEFDIKKVEEQAAELEKDLIVKELETLDVLEELGTTKRIVEELKRQLQKEALKCLTVPTDFHSDEHMPPLAIKEMNKENYRSQVNKHEQMMGNSSPCPTSPDLILMELKRAKLNLGKTINDLGVIQNSVESLNKKLKKEKNLIEKTRERLTSKFAGVLSLEEELENLRVKTPIAEDAEANISFETKSNSRESQRVIKMDEAAKSEVQRAMPNNELSSTSFKTAEMRWVAAKKMEEAAKAVEAVALAEIKALKNNEISTGFPLPEPEKMSFNFRLQSPLYSKAHETTGWSNKKLVDAMLQIDEAHTSKVAILKKLKDATEEVKCSKQALEEALNRIELANRKQLAAEEALHRWIPEHDKIGQSNYNPPNLNIFHTSEHHHKDSPMNNVNRSPLVDSSSKPVLRPTVSMRDVLSRKQVLHDDYGGRKEMGGHPETHKVALSEMLNALREDLTFPPKAEKEVSDQKQYLTHRKKFGFIQISLPLSRPSKKKMQSLNAI, encoded by the exons ATGGCGGAAGCGATGCTGGACTCGCCCTCCGAAGCTGTTCCGGGCACGCCTGGTATCAGGGAAATAAGGGCTGAGACGGGTTCGGATCCAGTCCATTTCGGTCCGAATTCGGGTCGGGGTAATGGACCCGGCGAAAGCACCCCCAGTCCCCCAGGTCCGGGGATTAGGAAAGTGAGTTTGAGAGCCGAAATTGATACTTCCCCTCCATTCGGGTCGGTCAAGGAGGCCGTGAATCGTTTTGGTGGCCATGGACCTTGGATTCCACTCTACAAACTCGGCGAAAACTAT AATGATAATGAGGAATTTGACATAAAGAAAGTGGAGGAACAGGCAGCAGAGTTGGAGAAGGATCTGATTGTGAAAGAACTAGAGACACTTGACGTTCTGGAAGAACTAGGAACAACAAAAAGAATTGTGGAAGAATTGAAGCGTCAGCTGCAGAAAGAAGCACTGAAATGCTTGACAGTCCCAACAGATTTCCATTCTGATGAACATATGCCACCTCTTGCTATCAAGGAAATGAATAAGGAAAATTATAGGAGTCAAGTTAACAAGCATGAGCAAATGATGGGGAATTCAAGCCCTTGTCCTACATCTCCAGATTTGATCTTGATGGAGTTGAAGCGAGCAAAACTGAACCTTGGTAAAACTATAAATGATCTTGGGGTGATTCAAAATTCTGTTGAATCTctaaataagaaattgaaaaaagagaaaaacttaaTTGAAAAAACCCGAGAGAGGCTAACATCAAAGTTTGCAGGGGTGTTATCTCTGGAGGAGGAGCTGGAAAATTTGAGGGTGAAGACACCAATAGCTGAGGATGCAGAAGCTAACATCAGTTTCGAGACTAAAAGCAATTCAAGAGAAAGTCAGCGAGTCATAAAAATGGATGAAGCTGCAAAATCTGAAGTGCAAAGAGCAATGCCAAATAATGAACTGTCCAGTACCAGCTTTAAGACTGCTGAAATGAGGTGGGTTGCAGCCAAAAAGATGGAAGAAGCAGCTAAAGCAGTAGAAGCTGTTGCTCTTGCTGAAATCAAGGCTCTAAAGAATAACGAAATCTCAACAGGGTTTCCCCTGCCAGAGCCTGAGAAGATGAGTTTCAATTTCAGGCTGCAATCTCCTCTGTACTCAAAAGCACACGAAACTACAGGATGGTCTAACAAGAAGTTAGTAGATGCCATGCTCCAAATTGACGAAGCTCATACTTCAAAAGTGGCTATATTGAAAAAGCTAAAGGATGCAACAGAAGAAGTTAAATGCAGTAAACAAGCCTTAGAGGAGGCTTTGAACAGAATAGAACTTGCAAATAGAAAGCAACTTGCTGCTGAAGAAGCTCTCCATAGATGGATACCTGAGCATGATAAGATTGGACAGTCAAACTATAACCCTCCAAACCTAAACATTTTCCACACATCTGAACACCATCACAAGGATTCTCCAATGAACAATGTGAACAGGTCACCGTTAGTAGATAGCAGTTCTAAGCCTGTTCTAAGACCAACAGTTTCAATGAGAGATGTGCTAAGCAGGAAGCAAGTTCTGCATGATGATTATGGTGGGAGGAAGGAAATGGGTGGTCACCCTGAAACCCACAAAGTGGCTTTAAGTGAAATGCTTAATGCACTGAGAGAGGATTTGACATTTCCTCCGAAAGCTGAGAAAGAAGTAAGTGATCAAAAGCAATATTTAACACACAGGAAGAAGTTTGGGTTCATCCAGATATCTCTTCCTTTGTCAAGGCCAAGTAAGAAAAAGATGCAATCTCTAAATGCAATCTGA
- the LOC107413983 gene encoding WEB family protein At2g40480 isoform X2 has protein sequence MAEAMLDSPSEAVPGTPGIREIRAETGSDPVHFGPNSGRGNGPGESTPSPPGPGIRKVSLRAEIDTSPPFGSVKEAVNRFGGHGPWIPLYKLGENYNDNEEFDIKKVEEQAAELEKDLIVKELETLDVLEELGTTKRIVEELKRQLQKEALKCLTVPTDFHSDEHMPPLAIKEMNKENYRSQVNKHEQMMGNSSPCPTSPDLILMELKRAKLNLGVLSLEEELENLRVKTPIAEDAEANISFETKSNSRESQRVIKMDEAAKSEVQRAMPNNELSSTSFKTAEMRWVAAKKMEEAAKAVEAVALAEIKALKNNEISTGFPLPEPEKMSFNFRLQSPLYSKAHETTGWSNKKLVDAMLQIDEAHTSKVAILKKLKDATEEVKCSKQALEEALNRIELANRKQLAAEEALHRWIPEHDKIGQSNYNPPNLNIFHTSEHHHKDSPMNNVNRSPLVDSSSKPVLRPTVSMRDVLSRKQVLHDDYGGRKEMGGHPETHKVALSEMLNALREDLTFPPKAEKEVSDQKQYLTHRKKFGFIQISLPLSRPSKKKMQSLNAI, from the exons ATGGCGGAAGCGATGCTGGACTCGCCCTCCGAAGCTGTTCCGGGCACGCCTGGTATCAGGGAAATAAGGGCTGAGACGGGTTCGGATCCAGTCCATTTCGGTCCGAATTCGGGTCGGGGTAATGGACCCGGCGAAAGCACCCCCAGTCCCCCAGGTCCGGGGATTAGGAAAGTGAGTTTGAGAGCCGAAATTGATACTTCCCCTCCATTCGGGTCGGTCAAGGAGGCCGTGAATCGTTTTGGTGGCCATGGACCTTGGATTCCACTCTACAAACTCGGCGAAAACTAT AATGATAATGAGGAATTTGACATAAAGAAAGTGGAGGAACAGGCAGCAGAGTTGGAGAAGGATCTGATTGTGAAAGAACTAGAGACACTTGACGTTCTGGAAGAACTAGGAACAACAAAAAGAATTGTGGAAGAATTGAAGCGTCAGCTGCAGAAAGAAGCACTGAAATGCTTGACAGTCCCAACAGATTTCCATTCTGATGAACATATGCCACCTCTTGCTATCAAGGAAATGAATAAGGAAAATTATAGGAGTCAAGTTAACAAGCATGAGCAAATGATGGGGAATTCAAGCCCTTGTCCTACATCTCCAGATTTGATCTTGATGGAGTTGAAGCGAGCAAAACTGAACCTTG GGGTGTTATCTCTGGAGGAGGAGCTGGAAAATTTGAGGGTGAAGACACCAATAGCTGAGGATGCAGAAGCTAACATCAGTTTCGAGACTAAAAGCAATTCAAGAGAAAGTCAGCGAGTCATAAAAATGGATGAAGCTGCAAAATCTGAAGTGCAAAGAGCAATGCCAAATAATGAACTGTCCAGTACCAGCTTTAAGACTGCTGAAATGAGGTGGGTTGCAGCCAAAAAGATGGAAGAAGCAGCTAAAGCAGTAGAAGCTGTTGCTCTTGCTGAAATCAAGGCTCTAAAGAATAACGAAATCTCAACAGGGTTTCCCCTGCCAGAGCCTGAGAAGATGAGTTTCAATTTCAGGCTGCAATCTCCTCTGTACTCAAAAGCACACGAAACTACAGGATGGTCTAACAAGAAGTTAGTAGATGCCATGCTCCAAATTGACGAAGCTCATACTTCAAAAGTGGCTATATTGAAAAAGCTAAAGGATGCAACAGAAGAAGTTAAATGCAGTAAACAAGCCTTAGAGGAGGCTTTGAACAGAATAGAACTTGCAAATAGAAAGCAACTTGCTGCTGAAGAAGCTCTCCATAGATGGATACCTGAGCATGATAAGATTGGACAGTCAAACTATAACCCTCCAAACCTAAACATTTTCCACACATCTGAACACCATCACAAGGATTCTCCAATGAACAATGTGAACAGGTCACCGTTAGTAGATAGCAGTTCTAAGCCTGTTCTAAGACCAACAGTTTCAATGAGAGATGTGCTAAGCAGGAAGCAAGTTCTGCATGATGATTATGGTGGGAGGAAGGAAATGGGTGGTCACCCTGAAACCCACAAAGTGGCTTTAAGTGAAATGCTTAATGCACTGAGAGAGGATTTGACATTTCCTCCGAAAGCTGAGAAAGAAGTAAGTGATCAAAAGCAATATTTAACACACAGGAAGAAGTTTGGGTTCATCCAGATATCTCTTCCTTTGTCAAGGCCAAGTAAGAAAAAGATGCAATCTCTAAATGCAATCTGA
- the LOC107413972 gene encoding high mobility group B protein 7 isoform X2 yields the protein MANRPSTRKRVNAIRRGPDGSAFEKCRICELSVAIALADMHECGESVKDVKRFRGISWKSQTVVKQNFSDQPRSAFRFFMEEFVKTCKSVDPIDVDREGFETWKKMNKEEREPYVAQASKVNLAYCKALFREEKDLPEFEDYSGSGWHTYVEGDEGDNDERIGKFDPFEDCSGSGWHFYVEGDEDDDGSSDGSGWHTYVPNGA from the exons ATGGCGAATCGGCCAAGCACACGCAAAAGGGTCAATGCAATTCGTCGTGGTCCAGATGGTAGTGCCTTTGAaaaatg tcgAATATGTGAGTTGTCTGTGGCAATTGCTCTGGCTGACATGCATGAGTGTGGTGAGTCTGTTAAGGACGTGAAGAGGTTCAGAGGTATAAGTTGGAAGAGCCAAACCGTTGTAAAACAGAATTTTTCGGATCAACCCAGATCGGCATTTCGTTTTTTCAT GGAAGAATTTGTGAAGACTTGCAAAAGTGTAGATCCAATTGatgttgaccgagaagggtttGAAACATGGAAGAAAATGAACAAGGAG GAGAGGGAACCATATGTCGCTCAAGCTTCAAAGGTGAACTTGGCTTACTGTAAAGCTTTGTTTAGAGAAGAGAAAGATTTGCCAGAG TTCGAAGATTACTCGGGCTCTGGATGGCACACTTATGTTGAAGGAGATGAAGGCGACAATGATGAAAGGATTGGAAAGTTTGATCCT TTTGAAGATTGCTCGGGCTCTGGATGGCACTTTTATGTTGAAGGAGATGAAGACGATGATGGTTCCTCTGATGGTTCCGGATGGCACACCTACGTG CCAAATGGAGCATGA
- the LOC107413972 gene encoding high mobility group B protein 7 isoform X1 produces MANRPSTRKRVNAIRRGPDGSAFEKCRICELSVAIALADMHECGESVKDVKRFRGISWKSQTVVKQNFSDQPRSAFRFFMEEFVKTCKSVDPIDVDREGFETWKKMNKEEREPYVAQASKVNLAYCKALFREEKDLPEVNGEADSTTVGKFDPFEDYSGSGWHTYVEGDEGDNDERIGKFDPFEDCSGSGWHFYVEGDEDDDGSSDGSGWHTYVPNGA; encoded by the exons ATGGCGAATCGGCCAAGCACACGCAAAAGGGTCAATGCAATTCGTCGTGGTCCAGATGGTAGTGCCTTTGAaaaatg tcgAATATGTGAGTTGTCTGTGGCAATTGCTCTGGCTGACATGCATGAGTGTGGTGAGTCTGTTAAGGACGTGAAGAGGTTCAGAGGTATAAGTTGGAAGAGCCAAACCGTTGTAAAACAGAATTTTTCGGATCAACCCAGATCGGCATTTCGTTTTTTCAT GGAAGAATTTGTGAAGACTTGCAAAAGTGTAGATCCAATTGatgttgaccgagaagggtttGAAACATGGAAGAAAATGAACAAGGAG GAGAGGGAACCATATGTCGCTCAAGCTTCAAAGGTGAACTTGGCTTACTGTAAAGCTTTGTTTAGAGAAGAGAAAGATTTGCCAGAG GTTAATGGTGAGGCAGATTCGACAACGGTTGGAAAGTTTGATCCT TTCGAAGATTACTCGGGCTCTGGATGGCACACTTATGTTGAAGGAGATGAAGGCGACAATGATGAAAGGATTGGAAAGTTTGATCCT TTTGAAGATTGCTCGGGCTCTGGATGGCACTTTTATGTTGAAGGAGATGAAGACGATGATGGTTCCTCTGATGGTTCCGGATGGCACACCTACGTG CCAAATGGAGCATGA
- the LOC107413968 gene encoding 5-amino-6-(5-phospho-D-ribitylamino)uracil phosphatase, chloroplastic, translated as MDCARSNFRSSSLLLPCPLSSRLSHFLFPSKLRFSRLKRLDLIKHHLIVRNACGFDGNGSVNGFPITPSKLFMQEAIGAEYGEGFETFRPDGPLKVDVDFLNDRLQEGFLQRIRYAMKPDEAYGLVFSFDNVVADTRALKMSAWKQLASEEGREIPEDGSVQTQMLYAGAGHVLHKLLPWDEAESELDRLTLRFSQLYYENLLSLDKPLEGLKEWLDAVSTARIPCALVSSLDRRNMVEALERMGLNNYFQAIVTEEDGMDSIAHRFLSAAVKLDRKPSKCVVFEDDPRSITAAHNCTMMAVALIGAHPAYDLGQADLAVASFNELSVINLRRLFANKGSTFMDPQKQIIEKSPPKRKLTIDTIF; from the exons ATGGACTGCGCTCGTAGCAATTTCAGAAGCTCATCTCTGCTTCTTCCATGTCCACTTTCCTCTCGTCTTTCCCACTTTCTTTTCCCTTCGAAGCTCAGATTCTCT AGACTAAAACGCCTGGACCTGATTAAGCATCACCTGATTGTCAGAAACGCTTGTGGGTTCGACGGAAATGGCTCTGTTAATGGTTTTCCTATCACACCTAGCAAGCTTTTCATGCAAGAG GCGATTGGAGCTGAATATGGGGAAGGTTTTGAGACTTTTAGACCGGATGGGCCTCTAAAGGTCGATGTG GATTTTTTGAACGACAGATTGCAAGAAGGTTTTCTTCAACGTATACGCTATGCCATGAAGCCAGATGAAGCTTATGgtcttgttttctcttttgacAATGTAGTG GCAGATACTCGAGCTTTGAAGATGTCTGCATGGAAGCAGCTTGCCTCAGAAGAGG GAAGGGAAATTCCTGAAGATGGCAGTGTGCAAACACAGATGCTATATGCTGGTGCTGGTCATGTGTTGCATAAG CTTTTACCCTGGGACGAAGCTGAAAGCGAACTGGATCGGTTGACATTAAGATTTTCACAGTTGTATTATGAAAATCTTCTCAGT TTAGACAAACCCTTGGAGGGGCTCAAAGAATGGCTGGATGCTGTATCTACTGCTCGCATCCCTTGCGCTTTAGTTTCAAGTCTTGATCGGAGAAACATGGTAGAAGCCCTAGAGCGAATGGGACTCAACAACTACTTTCAG GCAATTGTGACAGAGGAAGATGGCATGGATTCTATAGCTCATAGGTTTCTTTCTGCAGCCGTGAAG ctCGATCGGAAACCTTCCAAGTGTGTGGTGTTTGAGGATGACCCTAGAAGCATAACTGCCGCCCACAACTGCACGATGATGGCTGTAGCATTAATTGGCGCTCATCCTGC GTATGATCTAGGGCAGGCTGATCTTGCAGTTGCTAGCTTCAATGAACTTTCGGTGATCAACCTTcggagattatttgctaacaagggTTCTACGTTCATGGACCCTCAAAAGCAAATTATTGAGAAGTCTCCACCTAAGAGGAAGCTTACAATTGACACCATTTTCTGA